From the Xyrauchen texanus isolate HMW12.3.18 chromosome 37, RBS_HiC_50CHRs, whole genome shotgun sequence genome, one window contains:
- the LOC127630772 gene encoding zinc finger BED domain-containing protein 4-like isoform X1 — MLANVLFSARSYRDAISQGLKEMLDAWNLKEEQQVCVTTDNAANIVKAVAINKWSRLQCFGHRLHLAIEHSLKDGRIDRALNVCKKVVGCFSYSWRRRRELSEAQKELKLPQHKLKTECPTRWGSKQAMIARVLEQQSAISFVLSADRTARHLVPTWQDVEVLEAVNNSLSPLAEFTDALSGEQYVSVSYVKPVLHLFNNKFLAEKVGETELSKCIKKNILDYLNEKFDDPLTQELLDMASAVDPRFKLKYVNENGVEAVKIRLRTEMASVSTVKPPPSVTVRVEADDQNAPALKKTKLWAASLKWMRTRGQHRHLSPMSKT, encoded by the exons ATGCTTGCAAACGTCCTATTTTCCGCAAGATCATACCGGGATGCGATTTCTCAAGGTTTGAAAGAGATGTTGGATGCCTGGAATTTAAAGGAGGAGCAACAAGTCTGTGTCACAACAGACAACGCAGCAAATATAGTGAAAGCTGTTGCTATAAATAAGTGGAGCAGACTTCAGTGTTTTGGACACAGGCTGCACCTAGCAATTG aacaTTCTTTGAAAGATGGACGGATTGACCGTGCATTAAATGTCTGCAAAAAGGTGGTAGGGTGCTTCTCCTACAGCTGGAGACGAAGGAGGGAGTTGTCCGAGGCCCAGAAAGAGCTCAAGTTACCTCAACACAAGCTCAAGACTGAGTGTCCGACAAGATGGGGCTCAAAACAAGCAATGATTGCCAGGGTATTGGAACAACAGAGTGCCATTTCTTTTGTTCTCTCTGCGGACAGAACAGCTAGACACCTTGTCCCCACATGGCAGGATGTAGAAGTCCTTGAGGCGGTCAACAACTCCCTTTCTCCACTTGCTGAATTCACTGATGCTCTTTCAGGAGAGCAATATGTAAGTGTGTCATATGTGAAGCCTGTTCTTCATTTGTTCAACAACAAATTCTTGGCAGAGAAAGTCGGAGAAACAGAACTGTCAAAATGCATCAAGAAAAATATCCTGGACTACCTGAATGAGAAATTCGATGATCCACTGACTCAAGAGTTGCTTGACATGGCTTCTGCAGTTGATCCCAGATTCAAGCTCAAGTACGTCAATGAAAACGGAGTTGAAGCTGTCAAGATTCGTTTGAGAACTGAAATGGCATCAGTATCTACAGTAAAG CCTCCACCATCTGTGACTGTTAGAGTGGAAGCAGATGACCAAAATGCACCAGCACTAAAGAAGACCAAACTCTGGGCAGCTTCTTTAAAGTGGATGAGGACCAGAGGCCAGCATCGCCATCTCTCTCCAATGTCCAAGACATGA
- the LOC127630772 gene encoding zinc finger BED domain-containing protein 4-like isoform X2, with protein sequence MLANVLFSARSYRDAISQGLKEMLDAWNLKEEQQVCVTTDNAANIVKAVAINKWSRLQCFGHRLHLAIEHSLKDGRIDRALNVCKKVVGCFSYSWRRRRELSEAQKELKLPQHKLKTECPTRWGSKQAMIARVLEQQSAISFVLSADRTARHLVPTWQDVEVLEAVNNSLSPLAEFTDALSGEQYVSVSYVKPVLHLFNNKFLAEKVGETELSKCIKKNILDYLNEKFDDPLTQELLDMASAVDPRFKLKYVNENGVEAVKIRLRTEMASVSTVKSGSR encoded by the exons ATGCTTGCAAACGTCCTATTTTCCGCAAGATCATACCGGGATGCGATTTCTCAAGGTTTGAAAGAGATGTTGGATGCCTGGAATTTAAAGGAGGAGCAACAAGTCTGTGTCACAACAGACAACGCAGCAAATATAGTGAAAGCTGTTGCTATAAATAAGTGGAGCAGACTTCAGTGTTTTGGACACAGGCTGCACCTAGCAATTG aacaTTCTTTGAAAGATGGACGGATTGACCGTGCATTAAATGTCTGCAAAAAGGTGGTAGGGTGCTTCTCCTACAGCTGGAGACGAAGGAGGGAGTTGTCCGAGGCCCAGAAAGAGCTCAAGTTACCTCAACACAAGCTCAAGACTGAGTGTCCGACAAGATGGGGCTCAAAACAAGCAATGATTGCCAGGGTATTGGAACAACAGAGTGCCATTTCTTTTGTTCTCTCTGCGGACAGAACAGCTAGACACCTTGTCCCCACATGGCAGGATGTAGAAGTCCTTGAGGCGGTCAACAACTCCCTTTCTCCACTTGCTGAATTCACTGATGCTCTTTCAGGAGAGCAATATGTAAGTGTGTCATATGTGAAGCCTGTTCTTCATTTGTTCAACAACAAATTCTTGGCAGAGAAAGTCGGAGAAACAGAACTGTCAAAATGCATCAAGAAAAATATCCTGGACTACCTGAATGAGAAATTCGATGATCCACTGACTCAAGAGTTGCTTGACATGGCTTCTGCAGTTGATCCCAGATTCAAGCTCAAGTACGTCAATGAAAACGGAGTTGAAGCTGTCAAGATTCGTTTGAGAACTGAAATGGCATCAGTATCTACAGTAAAG AGTGGAAGCAGATGA